The Methanobacteriales archaeon HGW-Methanobacteriales-1 genome window below encodes:
- a CDS encoding trimethylamine-N-oxide reductase, whose translation METVFTTCTRDCPGSCSIIVSIKNGKIVKLRGNPKHDVTSGFLCKNTSHYLEDYFYTSKRVLHPLLKVNGYWERISWDEALKITASKITEVSEKYSSESILYYQGFGARTALQSLNKRFFNLLGGVTATYGTVCGGIGHYALEKDFGIKIPHDPLDQLNSKLILVWGRNPAVTDVHLWSILKKAQRNGTKIVVIDPVKTKTAHQADLFIQPSPGSDQYLAMAMAKIILESNLADDDFLENYTENFDSYKKILDKYRLDDLQNRCDVPLHQIKELALDYSNSKPASIVSGWGVHRYVQGHLALHMMSALAAITGNIGVSGGGITQGFEEYEYFDFVHELNELGHNKRQLPMPTIGEALLNTDNPPIKLIFLASGNPINLNPNSLKIKKGFENAEFVIMIDHFLNDTSDVADLFLPGTTFLEEEDLMGSYGHNWVSPVNPVVQPQGEVRSEFEIFQALAEKLDLGHEMCGTQREWLEKLAAPILERGIRFEDLQKAPQKMVPLDKVPYHDLKFETKSGKFEFIKEFTPLNLDNKEFPLKLLSTMGSFVGSTPPENELKDGFLEVQLHPDILEKENLTSGDKALLESPVGDLIVKVKGDEEVRKDYILTYKGGWLKYNKCVNVLTQDMVSEKGNGTPYYDTRVRIKKVDKQ comes from the coding sequence TTGGAAACTGTTTTTACCACTTGTACTCGTGATTGTCCAGGTTCTTGCAGCATAATTGTTAGTATAAAAAATGGAAAAATTGTAAAATTGCGTGGAAATCCTAAACATGACGTAACATCAGGATTTTTATGTAAAAATACTTCCCATTATCTTGAAGATTACTTTTACACATCAAAACGAGTTCTTCATCCTCTTTTAAAAGTAAATGGATATTGGGAAAGGATAAGTTGGGACGAAGCCTTGAAAATCACCGCTTCTAAAATTACAGAAGTATCAGAGAAATATAGTAGTGAGTCCATCCTTTATTATCAAGGATTTGGTGCTCGTACTGCCCTCCAATCATTAAATAAAAGGTTTTTTAACTTACTTGGTGGAGTCACTGCTACTTATGGAACTGTTTGTGGAGGCATAGGTCATTATGCTCTGGAAAAAGATTTTGGGATTAAAATACCCCATGATCCTCTAGATCAGCTCAATAGTAAACTGATACTGGTCTGGGGAAGAAATCCTGCTGTAACTGATGTTCATCTCTGGAGTATCCTCAAAAAGGCCCAGAGAAATGGAACAAAAATAGTTGTCATTGACCCCGTGAAAACAAAAACTGCTCATCAGGCAGATTTATTTATCCAACCATCCCCTGGATCAGATCAGTATCTGGCCATGGCCATGGCCAAAATCATCCTGGAATCCAATCTGGCAGATGATGACTTTCTGGAGAATTATACTGAAAATTTTGATTCCTATAAAAAGATACTGGACAAGTATAGGCTAGATGATTTACAAAACAGATGCGATGTTCCACTACATCAAATAAAAGAACTTGCACTTGATTATAGTAATAGTAAACCGGCGAGTATTGTGTCTGGTTGGGGCGTCCATCGATATGTGCAGGGCCACTTGGCATTACATATGATGAGTGCCCTGGCAGCTATAACTGGTAACATTGGAGTTTCAGGTGGTGGCATTACCCAGGGCTTTGAAGAATATGAATACTTTGATTTCGTGCATGAATTAAATGAATTAGGGCATAATAAGCGCCAATTACCCATGCCTACCATTGGTGAGGCCCTATTAAATACAGATAATCCTCCCATAAAACTCATATTTTTAGCCTCTGGAAATCCTATTAATTTAAATCCCAACTCTTTAAAGATTAAAAAAGGATTTGAAAATGCAGAATTTGTAATTATGATTGATCATTTCTTAAATGACACATCAGACGTTGCAGATTTATTCTTACCGGGCACCACATTTTTAGAGGAAGAAGATCTTATGGGTAGCTATGGTCATAACTGGGTATCTCCTGTAAACCCGGTTGTTCAACCGCAAGGAGAAGTGAGATCCGAATTTGAAATATTCCAGGCCCTGGCTGAAAAATTAGATTTGGGCCATGAAATGTGTGGAACCCAACGAGAATGGTTAGAAAAATTAGCTGCTCCTATTCTGGAGAGAGGAATTAGATTTGAAGATCTACAAAAAGCACCCCAAAAAATGGTTCCCCTGGATAAAGTGCCCTATCACGACTTAAAATTTGAAACAAAATCTGGAAAATTTGAATTTATTAAAGAATTCACCCCATTAAATCTGGATAATAAAGAATTCCCCTTAAAACTCCTCTCAACCATGGGAAGTTTTGTAGGTTCAACTCCTCCTGAAAATGAGCTTAAAGATGGGTTTTTAGAAGTTCAATTACATCCAGATATACTGGAAAAAGAGAATCTGACCAGTGGCGATAAGGCCCTGCTTGAATCTCCAGTAGGGGACTTGATTGTTAAAGTAAAAGGAGATGAAGAGGTTAGAAAAGATTATATTCTAACTTATAAAGGTGGCTGGCTAAAATACAATAAATGTGTTAATGTTTTAACCCAGGACATGGTTAGTGAAAAGGGAAACGGTACACCATATTATGATACTCGAGTTAGAATAAAAAAGGTTGATAAACAGTGA
- a CDS encoding ferredoxin — protein sequence MIQIIVDSNKCEGSKCGTCACICPTNVFTVQNGSITIKSPDYCKLCYKCMEICPNAAIAVNKIINHDNHFDIF from the coding sequence ATAATCCAGATAATAGTTGATTCGAACAAATGCGAAGGCTCCAAATGTGGAACCTGTGCCTGCATATGTCCCACCAATGTATTTACAGTTCAAAATGGGTCAATAACAATAAAATCGCCGGATTATTGCAAATTATGCTATAAATGTATGGAAATATGTCCTAATGCAGCCATAGCTGTAAATAAGATAATTAACCATGATAATCACTTTGATATTTTTTAA
- a CDS encoding nitrogen fixation protein: MKIAVASTNGKVIDLHFGDANQFLVYKIEDGEFKFDEIREKTPIPVNNHQERWVASIDLINDCKAVICSKIGKEPIIELRKLGIKPLQLDCEVKQAIDECSKHLLI; this comes from the coding sequence TTGAAAATAGCAGTAGCTTCCACTAATGGAAAAGTAATAGATCTGCATTTTGGAGATGCAAACCAATTTTTAGTGTATAAAATTGAAGATGGTGAATTTAAATTTGATGAGATACGGGAAAAAACCCCCATACCAGTAAATAATCATCAGGAACGATGGGTAGCATCTATAGATCTTATTAATGATTGTAAAGCAGTTATTTGCAGTAAAATAGGAAAAGAACCTATCATAGAACTCAGAAAGCTAGGAATAAAACCTTTACAGCTGGATTGTGAAGTCAAACAGGCCATTGATGAATGTTCCAAACATTTACTAATTTAA
- the nifN gene encoding nitrogenase iron-molybdenum cofactor biosynthesis protein NifN has product MHNCQENQPGFEKAHHDKKFSVVNPAKMCQPMGAIQALLGVKNTMPLIHGSQGCSTYMRFQLTRHFKEPIEVASTSMSEKTVIYGGEFNLMNALKNITEKQSPSLIAVTSSCLTETIGDDMEGIIRKFEEANPGQILPEIIPISTPSYSGTHIEGYDSTIKALVEHLAISTNPNETSHNGKINIITGNLTPAEVREVKSILADLNCESIMLTDTSENLDAPLSEAALNLYDGGTSIEEIQDTTNSIGTIALSKHVDSAGVFLQKKFGVELVSGPLPLGVENTDQFIKSVCRLADLEIPDSIENDRGRLIDAMVDAHAYNYHRKVAIFGDPDFVSGMASFTAEMGMIPTVLCTGAESKRFEEDIKLIAEEKGFNPVILAGGDLYDMHQEIKKVKTDILIGNSYGASMANEEGIPLFRAGFPIFDRLGAQRISVLGYSGGIEFVDRITNTILDYYYDESGYEILNEKNEEKEREEKEKNIEEITEEAQSHPYDESCESKI; this is encoded by the coding sequence ATGCACAACTGTCAAGAAAATCAGCCCGGCTTTGAGAAAGCACACCATGATAAAAAATTCTCTGTGGTGAATCCTGCTAAAATGTGCCAGCCTATGGGGGCCATTCAAGCCTTGCTAGGGGTTAAAAACACCATGCCACTCATACACGGATCACAGGGTTGCAGTACCTACATGAGATTCCAGCTTACAAGACATTTCAAAGAACCTATAGAAGTTGCTTCAACATCCATGAGCGAAAAAACCGTTATCTACGGTGGTGAATTCAACTTAATGAATGCCCTTAAAAATATAACTGAAAAGCAATCTCCCAGCCTTATTGCTGTCACTTCCAGCTGTCTTACCGAAACTATTGGAGATGATATGGAAGGAATAATTCGGAAATTTGAAGAAGCAAATCCTGGGCAGATATTACCCGAGATTATACCCATATCCACTCCCAGTTATTCGGGAACACATATTGAAGGATATGATAGTACTATAAAAGCTCTGGTTGAGCATTTAGCTATTTCCACCAATCCTAATGAGACCAGTCACAATGGGAAAATAAATATCATAACTGGTAATTTAACCCCGGCTGAAGTTAGAGAAGTTAAAAGCATTTTAGCTGACCTCAACTGCGAAAGTATAATGCTAACTGACACTTCTGAAAACCTGGATGCTCCATTGTCAGAGGCTGCCTTGAATTTATACGATGGCGGAACCAGTATTGAAGAAATTCAAGATACTACCAACTCTATTGGTACTATTGCATTATCTAAACATGTAGATTCCGCAGGAGTATTTTTACAAAAGAAATTCGGAGTGGAATTAGTTTCTGGACCATTACCTCTGGGTGTAGAAAATACCGACCAGTTTATTAAGTCCGTGTGCCGCTTAGCAGACCTGGAAATCCCAGATTCAATTGAAAATGACAGAGGCAGATTAATAGATGCTATGGTGGATGCTCACGCCTACAATTATCACCGCAAAGTGGCCATATTCGGAGACCCTGACTTTGTATCTGGAATGGCAAGTTTTACAGCGGAAATGGGAATGATTCCTACAGTATTATGCACTGGTGCTGAAAGTAAAAGATTCGAAGAAGATATAAAACTTATTGCAGAAGAAAAAGGATTTAATCCAGTTATATTGGCTGGAGGAGATCTTTATGATATGCATCAGGAAATTAAAAAAGTTAAAACAGATATATTAATTGGAAATTCCTATGGAGCCAGTATGGCCAATGAAGAAGGAATTCCATTATTTAGAGCAGGTTTCCCCATATTCGATCGTTTAGGGGCCCAGAGAATATCTGTTTTAGGATATAGTGGTGGAATTGAATTTGTGGATCGTATAACCAACACCATACTGGACTATTACTATGATGAGTCTGGTTATGAGATATTAAATGAAAAAAATGAAGAAAAAGAAAGGGAAGAAAAGGAAAAAAATATAGAGGAAATCACAGAAGAAGCCCAGTCTCATCCATACGATGAATCCTGTGAATCTAAAATCTAA
- the nifE gene encoding nitrogenase iron-molybdenum cofactor biosynthesis protein NifE yields the protein MEPVIETFESRKKHMCVKGDGLSIPSCDKASLPGTVTQRTCVFGGARIVLMPITDSIHLVHGPVGCASCTWDIRGSKSSRDDLYKKGCSTDLREKDIVFGGEKKLYESIIELKKLYNPGAIFVYATCVSGVIGDDIKAVCKKASEVTKCRVVPVQSEGFQDHNKTKGHWIGCDALLDSVIGTKEPEQTTPYDINIVGEFNVAGDLWGIKPLLEEMGINVVATMTGDSYVEEIAQSHRVKLNIVQCQKSSNYLAKKMEKKYGIPSLKVNFFGLEQTVASLRDIADFFGDEEMIERSEEIIARGLEEVQDEINTHKKRLTGKTVALYVGGNKAWSLVRAFEELGMDVMMSGTKNGIQEDYEKIKEVVRDGTIIVDDANSTELARLLKKYRPNLLISGAKEKYISLKLGVPFCDFNHDRISAFAGFKGFISFAKEVDASVSSPVFDLTSKSLRD from the coding sequence ATGGAACCAGTTATTGAAACATTTGAATCTCGTAAAAAACACATGTGTGTAAAAGGAGATGGGTTATCAATCCCTAGTTGTGATAAAGCCAGCCTACCAGGAACGGTCACTCAAAGAACCTGTGTTTTTGGTGGTGCAAGAATCGTTTTAATGCCCATTACCGATTCTATTCACCTGGTACACGGGCCTGTTGGTTGTGCTTCATGCACCTGGGACATAAGAGGGAGTAAATCCTCTCGAGACGATCTTTACAAAAAAGGATGCTCCACCGACTTAAGAGAGAAAGACATAGTCTTTGGTGGGGAAAAGAAACTCTATGAAAGCATAATAGAACTCAAAAAACTTTACAATCCCGGAGCAATATTTGTTTATGCCACCTGCGTTTCTGGTGTTATTGGAGACGATATAAAAGCAGTTTGTAAAAAAGCATCAGAAGTTACCAAATGTAGAGTAGTTCCCGTGCAGTCTGAAGGCTTTCAGGACCACAATAAAACCAAAGGCCACTGGATCGGTTGTGACGCTTTATTGGATAGCGTAATCGGCACTAAAGAACCAGAACAAACAACCCCCTACGATATAAACATTGTAGGGGAATTCAATGTGGCCGGAGATCTCTGGGGCATAAAACCACTCCTAGAAGAAATGGGAATAAATGTAGTGGCCACCATGACTGGAGACTCCTATGTGGAAGAAATAGCCCAATCTCACCGGGTAAAACTCAACATAGTACAGTGCCAGAAATCTTCCAATTACCTGGCCAAAAAAATGGAAAAGAAATACGGAATACCATCCCTGAAAGTCAACTTCTTTGGTCTGGAACAAACCGTGGCCTCATTGCGTGATATAGCCGATTTCTTTGGGGACGAAGAAATGATAGAGCGCAGTGAAGAAATCATTGCCCGGGGTTTGGAAGAAGTACAAGATGAAATTAACACGCATAAAAAACGTTTAACAGGGAAAACAGTAGCCCTTTATGTGGGTGGGAACAAAGCCTGGTCTTTGGTTAGAGCCTTTGAAGAACTGGGCATGGATGTCATGATGTCCGGGACCAAAAATGGAATCCAGGAAGATTATGAAAAAATCAAAGAAGTGGTCCGGGACGGTACCATAATTGTGGATGATGCCAATTCCACTGAACTGGCCCGCTTACTTAAAAAATACCGACCAAATCTTCTCATATCAGGGGCTAAGGAAAAATACATATCCTTAAAACTGGGAGTTCCATTCTGCGACTTCAATCACGACAGAATATCTGCATTTGCCGGTTTTAAAGGATTTATAAGTTTTGCAAAAGAGGTAGATGCTTCAGTTTCCAGTCCAGTGTTTGATTTAACTTCTAAAAGTTTGAGGGATTAA
- a CDS encoding nitrogenase molybdenum-iron protein subunit beta, with translation MSSINILKKERSAVINPLKTCQPLGAMWAVTGIKRAVPLVHGSQGCSSFVRYSLSRHFREPSEIAVTSLHEDAAVFGGRRNLVEGIQNVAIRLDPSMIGVITTCSSEIIGDDIIGFIASAKEELKKKLGEKEAEKLKIVPISTPSFVETHLKGYDNTIKALADHVAEPSEPNEKINIIPGMINPGDIREIKHILSLMDTEGIILTDISDPFDSPLRPSAAELKPYYPKGGTTVEEIEDSANSMGTISLCKYAGSGALSLEKKYNVPAQLGPIPIGVQNTDQLLRNLKKITGQDIPDTMLDERGLLIDSMADLAGRYLHGRTVAIYGDPEVTAGMARFVGELGMEPQLVLTGSDSKEFVEDIEKVGKETGVEIDTMVGQDLRALEVYLQENPVDLMIGSSDARLISIEQGIPLIRVGFPVFDRVGYHRKPIIGYNGGMHLIDLITNTVLEKYYEHEHWKLQQ, from the coding sequence ATGAGCTCTATAAATATTTTAAAAAAAGAGAGAAGCGCCGTAATAAACCCCTTGAAAACATGCCAACCATTAGGGGCCATGTGGGCGGTCACTGGGATTAAAAGAGCGGTTCCTCTGGTCCACGGTTCCCAGGGATGTTCTTCCTTTGTAAGGTACTCTCTTTCCAGACATTTCCGAGAACCCTCTGAAATCGCAGTAACCTCTCTTCACGAGGATGCAGCTGTTTTTGGAGGCCGTAGAAATCTGGTAGAAGGTATTCAGAATGTGGCCATAAGATTAGATCCTTCCATGATTGGAGTCATAACCACCTGTTCCAGTGAGATTATTGGTGATGATATAATTGGATTCATAGCATCTGCTAAAGAAGAATTAAAGAAAAAATTGGGGGAAAAAGAAGCTGAAAAGTTAAAAATAGTGCCTATAAGCACTCCTAGTTTCGTGGAAACCCACCTTAAGGGGTATGATAACACCATAAAGGCTCTGGCCGATCACGTAGCCGAACCATCCGAACCTAATGAAAAAATCAATATTATCCCAGGTATGATTAATCCCGGAGATATAAGGGAAATAAAACATATCCTGAGTCTCATGGATACTGAAGGAATCATATTAACTGATATTTCTGACCCATTTGATTCCCCACTTCGGCCTTCTGCAGCAGAGCTCAAACCATATTATCCTAAAGGAGGAACTACTGTAGAAGAAATTGAGGATTCTGCCAATAGTATGGGTACTATATCATTATGCAAATATGCAGGTTCAGGAGCTTTATCTCTGGAGAAAAAATACAATGTCCCTGCTCAACTGGGACCTATTCCTATAGGAGTTCAAAATACCGACCAATTACTGCGAAATCTCAAAAAGATCACCGGTCAGGACATTCCAGATACCATGCTGGATGAGAGAGGATTACTCATAGATTCCATGGCAGATTTAGCCGGTAGATACTTACACGGGCGAACCGTGGCCATCTACGGAGACCCAGAAGTAACTGCTGGAATGGCCCGATTTGTAGGTGAGCTGGGAATGGAACCGCAACTGGTTCTCACAGGATCCGATAGCAAAGAATTCGTAGAAGACATAGAAAAAGTAGGTAAAGAGACCGGTGTGGAAATTGATACCATGGTGGGGCAGGATTTAAGAGCACTGGAAGTATATCTCCAGGAAAATCCAGTTGATCTTATGATTGGAAGTTCAGATGCTCGTTTAATTTCCATTGAACAAGGAATACCTCTAATAAGAGTAGGTTTTCCAGTATTTGATCGTGTAGGTTATCACAGAAAACCAATTATTGGATACAATGGTGGTATGCATCTCATAGATTTAATTACCAATACAGTATTGGAAAAATACTATGAACATGAACACTGGAAGTTGCAACAGTGA
- a CDS encoding nitrogenase molybdenum-iron protein subunit alpha, whose protein sequence is MPFKLFEVSKDIPERKEHTYVKHCDDPADCLPKCNIKTIPGSMTERGCAFAGAKGVITGALKDVAHIVHSPVGCTVYGYGTKRYPTTTTMPDGSEFPIKDFNIKYIIGTDLQESDVVFGGIKKLRQAIRDTNKEFPFVSAIYLYATCTTGLIGDDMDGLAKEMEEEIGKPIIAFNAPGFAGPSQSKGHTIGNNVLFSQLVGTAEPPKTTPYDINLIGEYNIDGDLWLLKDYFKEIGINCLTTFTGDSSHHEISWMHRAKLSVVRCQRSSTYIAQMIEDKYGIPYIKTDFFSTQYCAKNLKQIARFFGLEDKADQVIANRMAKVGPELEFYRKKLTGKKAFIFSGGPKSYHISVPIEQELGMETTGVSSMFEHEDGFQKMKDRVKEGALVIDDPNTIELEELVEDYDIDLIMCGVKEKYLIHKLGIPSLLIHSYENGPYIGFEGFLNLARDMYSAIYNPVWNFLEFQETEEPDIVDPTQELETAAIEEAK, encoded by the coding sequence ATGCCTTTTAAACTTTTTGAAGTTTCAAAAGATATCCCTGAGCGAAAGGAGCACACCTATGTAAAACACTGCGATGATCCCGCAGACTGTCTCCCTAAATGTAATATAAAAACTATTCCGGGATCCATGACAGAACGTGGATGTGCATTTGCCGGAGCTAAAGGAGTTATAACTGGAGCTTTAAAAGACGTAGCACATATTGTGCACTCACCAGTAGGATGTACCGTTTATGGATATGGTACTAAAAGATACCCTACTACCACTACCATGCCGGATGGCAGTGAATTCCCTATTAAAGATTTCAACATCAAATATATTATAGGAACAGATTTACAGGAATCTGACGTAGTATTTGGAGGAATTAAAAAACTAAGACAGGCCATTCGAGATACTAACAAAGAATTTCCCTTTGTAAGTGCCATATACCTCTATGCCACTTGTACCACAGGATTAATTGGGGATGATATGGACGGTCTGGCCAAAGAGATGGAAGAAGAGATAGGTAAACCTATCATTGCCTTTAATGCACCAGGTTTTGCGGGGCCAAGCCAATCCAAAGGACACACCATTGGGAACAATGTACTCTTTAGTCAACTGGTAGGTACTGCAGAACCTCCCAAAACCACCCCCTACGATATAAATCTCATTGGAGAGTACAATATTGACGGGGATCTATGGCTACTTAAAGATTACTTTAAAGAAATAGGAATAAATTGTTTAACCACCTTTACTGGAGACAGTAGCCACCACGAAATTTCCTGGATGCACCGTGCCAAATTGAGTGTGGTTAGGTGTCAAAGATCATCCACCTACATTGCCCAAATGATTGAAGACAAATATGGAATTCCATATATTAAAACTGATTTCTTCAGTACCCAGTACTGTGCTAAAAACCTGAAACAGATTGCCAGATTCTTTGGACTGGAAGATAAAGCTGATCAAGTCATAGCCAATAGAATGGCAAAAGTAGGACCTGAATTAGAATTCTATCGAAAAAAATTAACTGGTAAAAAGGCATTCATCTTCTCTGGTGGGCCTAAAAGTTACCACATTTCAGTACCTATTGAACAAGAATTAGGAATGGAAACCACTGGTGTTTCATCCATGTTTGAACACGAAGACGGATTTCAGAAGATGAAAGATAGAGTTAAAGAAGGAGCACTCGTAATAGACGATCCAAACACCATAGAACTAGAAGAACTGGTAGAAGATTACGACATAGACTTAATCATGTGTGGAGTAAAAGAGAAATATCTAATCCATAAATTAGGAATTCCATCTCTATTAATCCATTCATACGAAAACGGACCTTACATAGGATTTGAAGGATTCCTGAACCTGGCTAGAGATATGTATTCTGCAATTTACAACCCAGTGTGGAATTTCCTTGAATTCCAGGAAACTGAAGAACCAGATATTGTGGATCCCACTCAAGAATTAGAGACCGCAGCAATAGAAGAGGCAAAATAA
- a CDS encoding nitrogen fixation protein NifHD, with the protein MKEIIAIIRPNKMAQTKEVLDSLGFPAMTANRVIGRGNQKAIINEVNFSVDTTGIDPADEKCLRYIPKRMITLVVLEDDVSLVVEAIMKVNCTEQIGDGKIFICPVEDAVRVRTKESGDAAIL; encoded by the coding sequence TTGAAAGAAATTATTGCCATTATACGCCCTAATAAAATGGCTCAAACCAAAGAAGTTCTGGATTCTTTAGGTTTCCCGGCTATGACTGCTAACCGAGTAATCGGTCGTGGAAACCAGAAAGCAATTATTAATGAAGTGAATTTCAGTGTAGATACCACTGGCATCGATCCTGCAGATGAAAAATGTCTGAGATACATTCCCAAAAGAATGATCACCTTAGTGGTTCTGGAAGATGATGTGTCACTGGTTGTGGAAGCCATAATGAAAGTAAACTGTACTGAACAAATAGGAGACGGAAAAATATTTATTTGTCCCGTAGAAGATGCGGTTAGAGTCAGAACAAAAGAAAGTGGAGATGCTGCAATTTTGTAG
- a CDS encoding nitrogen fixation protein NifD, with amino-acid sequence MKMVRAIIRPEKAEKVVDALDEAGYVALTKMDVIGRGKQKGIQLETIYYDEIPKLMLMLVAEDESIEQIVDIINENAFTGNIGDGKLFISPVEEVYTVRTRTKGL; translated from the coding sequence ATGAAAATGGTTAGAGCTATTATAAGGCCAGAGAAGGCTGAAAAAGTAGTTGACGCACTGGATGAAGCAGGATATGTTGCTCTCACTAAAATGGATGTAATTGGCCGGGGGAAACAAAAGGGAATTCAATTAGAAACTATCTATTATGATGAGATCCCTAAGTTAATGCTCATGTTAGTTGCTGAAGATGAATCTATTGAGCAGATTGTGGATATAATTAATGAAAACGCATTTACAGGAAATATTGGAGATGGAAAATTGTTCATCAGCCCTGTAGAAGAAGTTTATACTGTTAGAACAAGAACTAAAGGTCTTTAA